The following proteins are co-located in the Solanum pennellii chromosome 8, SPENNV200 genome:
- the LOC107028023 gene encoding zinc finger protein 10-like gives MAAELGILSSTQLQKLAQSQEQQLSSPQPPFNPDSVTDCWMWNAKQATQDDDDSWEVRAFEEDTGNAMGTTWPPRSYTCTFCRREFRSAQALGGHMNVHRRDRARLHQAPPQYASNSIHNHNHNHNHISSQNSNSTFLIPTQEFVTNGGLCLLYSLPNPSNTHIFNNPTSRKSCTMNTNSSSSSTLNLSISPYPTNNNLMSPTTPYPTPTSLNFPINKPNPRICNTSNDDNNNNNNHDYGSNKRDSLIEDELDLELRLGWRSSSSTTTTSSP, from the coding sequence ATGGCTGCTGAACTTGGGATTCTGTCTTCGACTCAACTCCAAAAACTGGCTCAATCCCAAGAACAACAATTGTCATCACCCCAACCACCATTCAATCCTGACTCTGTCACTGACTGTTGGATGTGGAACGCTAAGCAAGCAACTCAGGATGACGATGATTCGTGGGAAGTTAGAGCATTTGAGGAAGACACAGGCAATGCCATGGGCACCACTTGGCCACCAAGGTCCTATACTTGCACCTTTTGTAGGAGAGAATTCCGGTCAGCTCAAGCCCTAGGTGGACACATGAATGTTCACCGTCGCGACCGTGCTAGGCTCCACCAAGCTCCACCACAATATGCTTCAAATAGCATCCACAACCACAATCACAACCACAACCACATTTCTTCACAAAATTCTAATTCCACTTTCCTAATTCCAACTCAAGAATTTGTAACAAATGGTGGACTTTGTCTTTTATACTCCTTGCCTAACCCTAGTAACACTCATATCTTCAATAACCCCACATCAAGAAAATCTTGTACTATGAATACCAATTCATCATCCTCTAGTACTCTTAATCTCTCAATCTCACCATATCCAACAAATAACAATTTGATGTCTCCAACTACTCCATACCCTACTCCTACATCTCTAAACTTCCCAATAAATAAGCCTAATCCAAGAATTTGTAACACTagtaatgatgataataataataataacaaccaTGATTATGGTAGCAACAAGAGGGATTCACTCATTGAAGATGAACTTGATCTCGAGCTTCGACTAGGATGGagatcatcatcctcaacaacaacaacatcttCACCATAA